From the Chelonoidis abingdonii isolate Lonesome George chromosome 12, CheloAbing_2.0, whole genome shotgun sequence genome, one window contains:
- the LOC142047608 gene encoding E3 ubiquitin-protein ligase TRIM39-like has translation PAPAPGPDSVTLSPVDVTLDPDTANPKLVLSEDRKRVRHGDEHQDLPNNPERFDTCVFVLSAEGFAGGRRYWEVEVGEKPDWMLGVCRESVSRKGGITPTPENGFWAMQLWNGEYKALTSPPTPLPVSIRPSRVGIFLDYEAGEISFYNVTDSSHLFTFTDTFSGMLRPYFCPCLNAEGTNAAPLIICPVPAQARGNLGP, from the coding sequence ccagcccctgcccccggccCTGACTCTGTCACTCTCTCCCCAGTGGACGTGACTTTGGATCCAGACACGGCAAATCCCAAACTCGTCCTTTCTGAGGATCGGAAACGTGTGAGACACGGAGATGAACATCAGGATCTGCCCAACAATCCTGAGAGATTTGATACTTGTGTCTTTGTCCTGAGCGCTGAGGGGTTTGCAGGCGGGAGGCgttactgggaggtggaggtgggagagaaGCCTGACTGGATGCTGGGAGTTTGTAGGGAATCTgtgagcaggaagggagggatcACACCCACACCTGAGAATGGATTCTGGGCCATGCAGCTGTGGAATGGGGAATACAaggccctcacctcccccccgACCCCCCTCCCCGTGAGCATCAGGCCCAGCCGGGTGGGGATTTTCCTGGACTATGAGGCGGGTGAGATCTCGTTTTACAATGTGACTGACAGTTCCCATCTCTTCACTTTCACTGACACCTTCTCCGGGATGCTCCGCCCTTATTTCTGTCCTTGTCTCAACGCTGAGGGTACAAACGCGGCTCCCCTGATAATCTGCCCGGTCCCAGCTCAGGCCAGAGGGAATCTCGGTCCCTGA